From the Streptomyces pluripotens genome, one window contains:
- the dop gene encoding depupylase/deamidase Dop: MTVRRVMGIETEYGISVPGHPNANAMLTSSQIVNAYAAAMHRARRARWDFEEENPLRDARGFDLAREAADASQLTDEDIGLANVILTNGARLYVDHAHPEYSAPEVTNPRDAVLWDKAGERIMAEAAERAAQLPGAQPIHLYKNNTDNKGASYGTHENYLMKRETPFSDIVRHLTPFFVSRQVFAGAGRVGIGQDGHEHGFQISQRADYFEVEVGLETTLKRPIINTRDEPHADAEKYRRLHVIIGDANLSEISTYLKLGTTALVLSMIEDGFIAVDLAVDQPVRTLHQVSHDPSLKRQVTLRSGRTLTAVQLQMEYYELARKYVEDRYGADADDQTKDVLVRWEDTLTRLENDPMSLAGELDWVAKRELMEGYRRRDALDWDAARLHLVDLQYADVRAEKGLYNRLAARGRMKRLLDEAEVDRARTSPPEDTRAYFRGRCLEQYADDVAAASWDSVIFDLPGRDSLQRVPTLEPLRGTRNHVKELLDRCRTAEDLVRVLSGN; this comes from the coding sequence ATGACCGTACGGCGAGTAATGGGCATCGAGACGGAGTACGGGATTTCCGTCCCCGGCCACCCCAACGCCAATGCCATGCTCACCTCATCCCAGATCGTCAATGCCTACGCGGCGGCGATGCACCGGGCCCGCCGGGCCCGCTGGGATTTCGAGGAGGAGAATCCGCTACGCGACGCGCGTGGCTTCGACCTCGCCCGGGAGGCCGCCGACGCCAGCCAGCTCACCGACGAGGACATCGGCCTGGCCAACGTGATCCTCACCAACGGCGCGCGGCTGTACGTGGACCACGCCCACCCCGAGTACAGCGCACCCGAGGTCACCAACCCCCGCGACGCTGTCCTCTGGGACAAGGCCGGCGAACGGATCATGGCCGAGGCCGCCGAACGGGCCGCGCAGCTGCCCGGCGCCCAGCCGATCCACCTCTACAAGAACAACACCGACAACAAGGGCGCCTCCTACGGCACGCACGAGAACTACCTGATGAAGCGGGAGACCCCCTTCTCGGACATCGTGCGCCACCTCACGCCCTTCTTCGTCTCCCGCCAGGTCTTCGCCGGCGCCGGCCGCGTCGGCATCGGCCAGGACGGTCACGAGCACGGCTTCCAGATCAGCCAGCGGGCCGACTACTTCGAGGTCGAGGTGGGCCTGGAGACCACTCTCAAGCGCCCCATCATCAACACGCGCGACGAGCCGCACGCGGACGCCGAGAAGTACCGGCGCCTGCATGTGATCATCGGCGACGCGAACCTCTCCGAGATCTCCACCTACCTCAAGCTGGGCACGACCGCCCTGGTGCTGTCCATGATCGAGGACGGTTTCATCGCCGTGGACCTGGCGGTGGACCAGCCCGTGCGCACCCTCCACCAGGTCTCGCACGACCCCTCGCTCAAACGGCAGGTCACCTTGCGCAGCGGGCGCACCCTGACCGCGGTCCAGCTGCAGATGGAGTACTACGAACTGGCCCGCAAGTACGTGGAGGATCGCTACGGCGCGGACGCGGACGACCAGACCAAGGACGTCCTGGTCCGCTGGGAGGACACCCTCACCCGCCTGGAGAACGACCCGATGAGTCTGGCCGGCGAGCTGGACTGGGTCGCCAAGCGCGAGCTGATGGAGGGCTACCGCCGTCGCGACGCCCTCGACTGGGACGCCGCGCGGCTCCACCTCGTCGACCTCCAGTACGCCGACGTGCGGGCCGAGAAGGGCCTGTACAACCGTCTGGCGGCCCGTGGACGCATGAAGCGACTCCTGGACGAGGCGGAGGTCGACAGGGCCCGTACGAGTCCTCCGGAGGACACCAGGGCGTACTTCCGCGGACGGTGTCTGGAGCAGTACGCGGACGACGTCGCCGCAGCCTCCTGGGACTCGGTCATCTTCGACCTGCCCGGCCGGGACTCCCTGCAGCGCGTTCCAACCCTGGAACCGCTACGCGGAACGCGAAATCACGTCAAGGAGCTCCTGGACCGCTGCCGCACCGCGGAAGACCTGGTCAGGGTCCTGTCCGGCAACTGA
- a CDS encoding tRNA (adenine-N1)-methyltransferase has translation MSEPTGAARRRGPFKVGDQVQLTDPKGRHYTFTLEAGKNFHTHKGSFPHDELIGAPEGSVVRTTGNVAYLALRPLLPDYVLSMPRGAAVVYPKDAGQILAFADIFPGARVVEAGVGSGSLSSFLLRAIGDQGMLHSYERRDDFAEIARQNVERYFGGPHPAWQLTVGDLQDNLSDTDVDRVILDMLAPWECLEAVSKALVPGGILCCYVATTTQLARTVESIREIGCFNEPTAWETMIRNWHIEGLAVRPDHRMIGHTGFLLTARRLADGVEPPMRRRRPAKGAYGEDYAGPNADGGAGR, from the coding sequence ATGTCCGAACCGACCGGTGCTGCCCGCAGGCGCGGGCCCTTCAAGGTCGGGGACCAGGTACAGCTGACCGACCCCAAGGGCCGCCACTACACGTTCACGCTCGAAGCCGGGAAGAACTTCCACACCCACAAGGGTTCCTTCCCGCACGACGAACTGATCGGTGCTCCCGAGGGCAGCGTTGTCCGCACCACCGGCAACGTGGCCTACCTCGCGCTGCGCCCCCTGCTCCCCGACTACGTCCTGTCCATGCCCCGCGGGGCAGCCGTCGTCTATCCCAAGGACGCGGGGCAGATCCTCGCCTTCGCCGACATCTTCCCCGGCGCGCGCGTCGTGGAGGCCGGTGTCGGCTCCGGCTCGCTCAGCAGCTTCCTCCTGCGGGCCATCGGCGACCAGGGCATGCTGCACTCCTACGAGCGCCGTGACGACTTCGCTGAGATCGCCCGGCAGAACGTCGAGCGCTACTTCGGTGGCCCGCACCCCGCCTGGCAGCTCACCGTCGGCGATCTGCAGGACAATCTGTCCGACACCGATGTCGACCGGGTCATCCTCGACATGCTCGCCCCTTGGGAGTGCCTGGAGGCCGTCTCCAAGGCACTCGTCCCGGGCGGCATCCTGTGCTGCTATGTGGCCACCACCACCCAGCTCGCCCGGACCGTGGAATCTATCCGGGAGATCGGCTGCTTCAACGAGCCGACCGCCTGGGAAACCATGATTCGCAACTGGCACATCGAGGGACTGGCCGTCCGTCCGGACCACCGGATGATCGGCCACACCGGTTTCCTGCTCACCGCCCGCCGGCTGGCCGACGGCGTCGAGCCGCCCATGCGCCGTCGCCGCCCCGCCAAGGGCGCCTACGGTGAGGACTACGCCGGTCCGAATGCCGATGGCGGAGCCGGCCGCTGA
- a CDS encoding site-2 protease family protein, giving the protein MDVSGGNGQPRSGDDEPAERPAGPTAPATGPTDRPGPGPELHGTSVPRRAAPQPDRHPDGDEALRGAATTPEPQEASARPEPAAQPWEPAAGREDGTGGSREGAVGREDGTEPRASTPRPDPGAEDNDGTGRPGHGTGTGAPTHDAGGATRPHSSEHRSLAHSGTTKDEPPRSRPKELGGGILMGRPFGVPVYVAPSWFLVAALITWVFGGQLDRVLPELGAARYLVSLFFAVAFYASVLVHELAHTVAAIRFKLPVRRIQLQFFGGVSEIEKEAETPGREFVLAFVGPLLSLALAGLFYLAMKPVQPGTVPGVLLAGLMVSNLIVAVFNLLPGLPLDGGRMLRAVVWKITGKPMSGTVAAAWVGRALAVSVLIGLPLLNSSGTFGGGSDVNGMDTVTDALLAAILAAIIWTGAGNSLRMARLREHLPELRARALTRRAVPVQTDTPLSEALRRANAVGARALVVVDADGNAVSVVREAAIVGVPEHRRPWVAVSGLAQELTDGMRVSAELAGEDLLDVLRATPATEYLVVEETGEIYGVLSAADVERAFVRAMARPT; this is encoded by the coding sequence GTGGACGTGAGCGGCGGGAACGGGCAGCCGCGGTCCGGCGACGACGAGCCGGCCGAGCGCCCCGCGGGTCCTACGGCCCCGGCGACCGGACCCACCGACCGCCCCGGGCCCGGGCCCGAGCTCCACGGGACTTCCGTGCCCCGCCGGGCCGCTCCTCAGCCGGACCGGCACCCGGACGGCGACGAGGCCCTCCGGGGCGCTGCCACGACCCCGGAGCCCCAGGAAGCCTCGGCACGGCCGGAGCCCGCTGCGCAGCCCTGGGAGCCCGCCGCAGGACGGGAGGACGGCACCGGTGGCTCCCGGGAGGGCGCCGTAGGACGGGAGGACGGCACGGAACCCCGGGCTTCCACCCCCCGGCCGGATCCCGGCGCGGAGGACAACGACGGCACGGGCCGCCCGGGCCACGGCACCGGTACCGGCGCCCCCACCCACGACGCGGGTGGCGCCACCCGCCCACACTCCTCCGAACACCGCTCCCTGGCCCATTCCGGCACCACCAAGGACGAGCCGCCCCGATCACGGCCCAAGGAGCTGGGCGGCGGCATCCTGATGGGCCGCCCCTTCGGCGTGCCGGTCTATGTGGCGCCCAGCTGGTTCCTCGTCGCCGCGCTGATCACCTGGGTCTTCGGCGGCCAGCTCGACCGGGTGCTGCCCGAACTGGGCGCGGCCCGCTATCTGGTGTCCCTGTTCTTCGCGGTCGCCTTCTACGCTTCCGTCCTGGTCCACGAACTCGCCCACACGGTCGCCGCGATCCGCTTCAAGCTCCCGGTCCGCCGCATCCAGTTGCAGTTCTTCGGTGGTGTCTCCGAGATCGAGAAGGAGGCCGAGACCCCGGGCCGGGAGTTCGTCCTGGCCTTCGTCGGACCGCTGCTCTCCCTCGCCCTCGCCGGGTTGTTCTACCTCGCCATGAAGCCCGTCCAGCCCGGCACCGTCCCCGGTGTTCTCCTCGCCGGCCTGATGGTCTCCAACCTCATCGTGGCGGTCTTCAACCTCCTGCCCGGCCTCCCCCTCGACGGCGGCAGAATGCTCCGCGCCGTCGTCTGGAAGATCACCGGCAAGCCGATGAGCGGCACCGTCGCTGCCGCCTGGGTCGGCCGTGCCCTGGCCGTCTCCGTCCTCATCGGCCTGCCGCTGCTCAACTCGTCCGGTACCTTCGGCGGCGGCAGCGACGTGAACGGCATGGACACCGTGACCGACGCCCTGCTCGCCGCCATCCTGGCCGCCATCATCTGGACCGGCGCCGGCAACAGCCTGCGCATGGCCCGGCTGCGCGAACACCTTCCCGAACTGCGCGCCCGAGCCCTGACCCGACGCGCCGTACCGGTCCAGACCGACACCCCGCTGTCCGAGGCGCTGCGCCGTGCCAACGCCGTCGGCGCCCGCGCCCTGGTCGTCGTGGACGCCGACGGCAACGCCGTCTCCGTCGTCCGTGAGGCCGCCATCGTCGGAGTGCCCGAGCACCGCCGCCCCTGGGTGGCGGTCAGCGGCCTCGCCCAGGAACTGACCGACGGCATGCGCGTCTCCGCCGAGCTGGCCGGGGAGGACCTGCTGGACGTACTGCGCGCGACCCCCGCCACCGAGTACCTGGTGGTCGAGGAGACCGGCGAGATCTACGGCGTCCTGTCCGCCGCCGATGTCGAGCGTGCCTTCGTGCGAGCCATGGCCCGTCCCACGTAG
- a CDS encoding response regulator, translated as MAIRVLLVDDQPLLRTGFRMILEAEQDIAVVGEAGDGLQALDQVRALQPDVVLMDIRMPRMDGVEATRQITGPGRDGPAKVLVLTTFDLDEYVVEALRAGASGFLLKDVPANELVQAIRVVAAGEAMLAPSITRRLLDKYATHLPSGEEPVPDTLNTLTDREVEVLKLVARGLSNAEIAADLFVSETTVKTHVGHVLTKLGLRDRVQAAVYAYESGLVRPGAQ; from the coding sequence GTGGCCATCCGTGTCCTATTGGTCGACGACCAGCCGCTGCTGCGTACCGGGTTCAGGATGATCTTGGAGGCGGAGCAAGACATCGCGGTCGTGGGCGAGGCTGGTGACGGCCTCCAGGCCCTCGACCAGGTCCGGGCCCTGCAGCCGGACGTCGTGCTGATGGACATCCGTATGCCGCGGATGGACGGGGTGGAGGCGACCCGGCAGATCACCGGCCCCGGCCGGGACGGCCCGGCGAAGGTGCTGGTGCTGACCACGTTCGACCTGGATGAGTACGTGGTGGAGGCGTTGCGCGCCGGTGCCAGCGGGTTCCTGCTGAAAGACGTGCCCGCCAACGAACTGGTGCAGGCGATCCGGGTGGTGGCCGCCGGCGAGGCGATGCTCGCGCCCAGTATCACTCGCCGCTTGCTGGACAAGTACGCCACGCATCTGCCCTCCGGTGAGGAGCCGGTACCGGACACCCTCAACACGCTGACCGACCGTGAGGTGGAGGTGCTCAAGCTGGTGGCGCGCGGACTGTCCAACGCCGAGATCGCCGCGGACCTGTTCGTCAGCGAAACCACCGTCAAGACGCACGTGGGACACGTACTGACGAAACTCGGGCTGCGGGACCGAGTGCAGGCGGCGGTGTACGCCTACGAGAGCGGGTTGGTGCGCCCCGGCGCGCAGTAG
- a CDS encoding ferredoxin, with the protein MTVQQEAPGGEALEVWIDQDLCTGDGICAQYAPEVFELDIDGLAYVKGADDELLQAEGAVAPVPLPLLTDVLDSTRECPGECIHVRRVSDGAEVYGPGAE; encoded by the coding sequence ATGACCGTGCAGCAGGAGGCCCCGGGCGGCGAGGCGCTGGAGGTCTGGATCGACCAGGACCTGTGTACGGGCGACGGGATCTGTGCCCAGTACGCCCCTGAGGTGTTCGAGCTGGACATCGACGGACTCGCCTATGTGAAGGGCGCGGACGACGAACTGCTCCAGGCCGAGGGGGCGGTGGCACCGGTGCCACTGCCGCTACTGACGGACGTGCTGGACTCGACGAGGGAGTGTCCTGGCGAGTGCATCCACGTGCGCCGGGTTTCCGACGGTGCCGAGGTCTACGGACCGGGTGCGGAGTGA
- the arc gene encoding proteasome ATPase has product MAAHDDDMNRGIRPGRGSEDPAGQIAYLEQEIAVLRRKLADSPRHTRILEERIVELQTNLAGVSAQNERLANTLREARDQIVALKEEVDRLAQPPAGFGVFLQANEDGTADIFTGGRKLRVNVSPSVELDELRRGQEVMLNEALNVVDAMEFESAGDIVTLKEVLEDGERALVLGHTDEERVVRLAEPLLDVTIRAGDALLLEPRSGYVYEVIPKSEVEELVLEEVPDIGYEQIGGLGNQIEAIRDAVELPYLYPDLFKEHELRPPKGVLLYGPPGCGKTLIAKAVANSLAKKVAEVTGQAAGKSFFLNIKGPELLNKYVGETERQIRLVFQRAREKAGEGTPVIVFFDEMESLFRTRGSGVSSDVENTIVPQLLAEIDGVEGLENVVVIGASNREDMIDPAILRPGRLDVKIKIERPDAEAAKDIFGKYLTERLPLHADDLDEHGGDKATTVQSMIQTAVEHMYAESEENRFLEVTYANGDKEVLYFKDFNSGAMIENIVGRAKKMAIKDFLEKNQKGLRVSHLLQACVDEFKENEDLPNTTNPDDWARISGKKGERIVYIRTLITGKQGADTGRSIDTVANTGQYL; this is encoded by the coding sequence GTGGCAGCCCACGACGACGACATGAACCGCGGCATCCGCCCGGGACGCGGGTCCGAAGACCCGGCCGGGCAGATCGCCTACCTTGAGCAGGAGATCGCCGTCCTGCGACGCAAGCTCGCCGACTCTCCGCGACACACGAGGATTCTCGAGGAGCGGATCGTCGAGCTGCAGACCAACCTGGCCGGCGTGTCCGCCCAGAACGAACGACTGGCCAACACCCTCCGCGAGGCCCGCGACCAGATCGTGGCCCTCAAGGAGGAAGTCGACCGGCTCGCCCAGCCGCCGGCCGGCTTCGGAGTCTTCCTGCAGGCGAACGAGGACGGCACCGCCGACATCTTCACCGGCGGCCGTAAGCTCCGGGTGAACGTCAGTCCCAGCGTCGAACTGGATGAACTGCGGCGTGGCCAGGAAGTCATGCTCAACGAAGCGCTCAACGTGGTCGACGCCATGGAATTCGAGAGCGCCGGCGACATCGTCACCCTCAAGGAGGTCCTTGAGGACGGTGAACGCGCCCTGGTGCTGGGACACACCGACGAGGAGCGGGTGGTGCGGCTCGCCGAGCCGCTGCTGGACGTCACCATCCGCGCCGGGGACGCCCTCCTGCTCGAACCGCGCTCCGGCTACGTCTACGAGGTCATCCCCAAGAGCGAAGTCGAGGAACTCGTCCTCGAAGAGGTCCCCGACATCGGCTACGAGCAGATCGGTGGCCTCGGCAACCAGATCGAGGCCATCCGCGACGCGGTCGAGCTGCCGTATCTCTACCCGGACCTGTTCAAGGAGCACGAGCTCCGCCCACCCAAGGGCGTCCTGCTCTACGGCCCCCCCGGCTGCGGCAAGACGCTCATCGCCAAGGCCGTCGCGAACTCGCTCGCCAAGAAGGTGGCCGAGGTCACCGGGCAAGCCGCCGGCAAGAGCTTCTTCCTGAACATCAAGGGCCCGGAGCTGCTCAACAAGTACGTCGGCGAGACCGAGCGGCAGATCCGCCTGGTCTTCCAGCGGGCACGTGAAAAGGCCGGTGAAGGCACCCCCGTCATCGTCTTCTTCGACGAGATGGAGTCCCTGTTCCGCACCCGCGGCTCCGGCGTCAGCTCGGACGTGGAGAACACCATCGTCCCCCAGCTGCTCGCTGAGATCGACGGGGTGGAGGGCCTGGAGAACGTGGTCGTGATCGGTGCCTCCAACCGGGAGGACATGATCGACCCCGCCATCCTGCGCCCCGGACGGCTCGACGTGAAGATCAAGATCGAGCGTCCGGACGCCGAGGCCGCCAAGGACATCTTCGGCAAGTACCTCACCGAGCGTCTCCCGCTCCACGCGGACGACCTTGACGAGCATGGCGGCGACAAGGCCACCACCGTCCAGAGCATGATCCAGACGGCGGTCGAGCACATGTACGCCGAATCCGAGGAGAACCGCTTCCTGGAAGTCACCTACGCCAATGGCGACAAGGAGGTCCTCTACTTCAAGGACTTCAACTCCGGCGCCATGATCGAGAACATCGTGGGCCGCGCCAAGAAGATGGCGATCAAGGACTTCCTGGAGAAGAACCAGAAGGGCCTCCGCGTCTCCCACCTCCTCCAGGCCTGCGTGGACGAGTTCAAGGAGAATGAGGACCTGCCCAACACCACCAACCCCGACGACTGGGCCCGGATCTCCGGAAAGAAGGGCGAACGGATCGTGTACATCCGCACCCTCATCACCGGAAAGCAGGGCGCGGACACCGGACGCTCCATCGACACGGTGGCGAATACCGGTCAGTACCTGTAA
- a CDS encoding RecB family exonuclease: protein MDSSIEEAGALPGGAAQTGSDVAPARAAPPSPSAHTAAEPVADRAAQSSADGTATAGPVAGGGTGSAARSTGNPVTDGTGEERVAMAPTSLSPSRASDFMQCPLLYRFRVIDRLPEKPSPAAARGTLVHAVLERLFDTPAGERTAPRAKALVPGQWDRLRESRPEVTELFADDPTGERLAQWLAEAEQLVERWFTLEDPARLEPAERELFVEAELESGLRLRGIIDRVDVAPTGEVRIVDYKTGKAPRPEYAEGALFQMKFYALVVWRLKQVVPRRLQLVYLGSGDVLTYDPVPADLERVERKLHALWEAIRRATETGAWRPRPTKLCGWCDHQARCPEFGGTPPPYPLPVRADGSGTGAQGRMGPD from the coding sequence ATGGACAGCAGCATCGAGGAGGCGGGAGCCCTGCCGGGCGGCGCCGCACAGACGGGATCGGATGTGGCGCCGGCCCGGGCGGCCCCGCCGAGCCCCTCGGCGCACACGGCCGCGGAGCCCGTGGCGGACCGGGCGGCGCAGTCGTCGGCGGACGGGACGGCCACGGCGGGCCCGGTGGCGGGCGGCGGGACCGGCAGCGCCGCCCGGAGCACGGGGAACCCGGTGACGGACGGCACCGGCGAGGAGCGTGTCGCCATGGCACCGACCTCTCTGTCGCCGTCCCGGGCCAGTGACTTCATGCAGTGTCCGTTGCTGTACCGGTTCCGGGTGATCGACCGGCTGCCGGAGAAACCGAGTCCGGCCGCAGCCCGGGGGACGCTGGTGCACGCCGTGCTGGAGCGTTTGTTCGACACGCCCGCCGGGGAGCGCACCGCGCCGCGGGCGAAGGCGCTGGTCCCTGGGCAGTGGGACCGGTTGCGGGAGAGCCGGCCGGAGGTGACCGAGCTGTTCGCCGACGACCCGACCGGAGAACGGCTGGCCCAATGGCTCGCCGAGGCGGAGCAGCTGGTGGAACGCTGGTTCACGCTGGAGGATCCGGCACGACTGGAGCCTGCCGAGCGGGAGCTGTTCGTGGAGGCCGAACTGGAGTCGGGCCTGAGGCTGCGCGGCATCATCGACCGCGTGGACGTGGCTCCGACCGGCGAGGTGCGGATCGTCGACTACAAGACCGGCAAGGCACCGCGGCCCGAGTACGCCGAGGGCGCACTCTTCCAGATGAAGTTCTACGCCCTCGTCGTCTGGCGGCTGAAGCAGGTGGTTCCGCGCCGGCTGCAGCTGGTCTACCTCGGCAGCGGGGACGTGCTGACGTACGACCCCGTCCCCGCCGATCTGGAGCGGGTGGAACGGAAGTTGCACGCGCTGTGGGAGGCCATCAGGCGGGCCACGGAAACCGGTGCCTGGCGGCCCCGGCCGACGAAGCTGTGCGGGTGGTGCGACCACCAGGCGCGCTGCCCGGAGTTCGGGGGCACTCCCCCGCCGTATCCACTGCCGGTGAGGGCGGACGGGTCCGGGACGGGTGCGCAGGGCAGAATGGGGCCGGACTAG